In the Glycine max cultivar Williams 82 chromosome 19, Glycine_max_v4.0, whole genome shotgun sequence genome, CAAACTTTTGGATTTGGTCGCGGTTTCAGTTTCACAACCATCTTCTGTAAGATGACTAGGGCTTTGTTGAGAAGGCTCTGCAGTGACAAACACTGTATCTTCATCGTCATCGCTACAATCATTTCCATTTTCACTGTCCTCCTTGTCAAGCATTTCTGAATTGCTATGGTTCCCATCATCGTCAAAAGAATTAAGGTCAGGAACAGGATTTGATTTTACAATAGattcctctctttctctcaatgCCTTCACAACAAGAGTCTTGAGAAAATTCATGACTTGTACTGCATACATCAAAGCAGTCAAAGGATCTGCCATCTGTAAAAGACATGCCAGAAAGAAATGCTGTTATTTCACCATAGATTAATCATAACCACAGACCAGCACTAGAATTTTGTGTAACATACTAGAAACAAGATTAAAGGAACATGCACACACAGACTGGAGTCAATCAGAAATGCTGTTATTGCACCATAACTCAACCATAACCTTTGACAAGACAATATTTTACATGGCAAACTGAAAAAGATTCTAGGAATGCAAGAGACCACTGCTAATTTTATATGGTACTAAAGTggaaaattttctaattattcaccagaattaaaaaaaaaatgattttccaaGTTCCCCAGACACTTCTCTAGTTTGAACATATCATGCCATTCTGAGTAAATATTCAACCATCTAAAGGATTGTGTCTTGTTACACACCAAGCACGTGATTTAGAACAATGAGTTTAGACTACAGCTCAAGGGAAAAGTACTCCTCTAACCAGGGTATTGGATGCTCtctcaagaaaagaaaagctcaatattataattatgatgCCAAATGTTAACAATGATGGTCTATCTAGAGCAGTGTTATCAATGGTGGATAGCGGAACACGGCAGAAGGCCAAAATTCTGCCATATAAACACACCATTGCGGCCTATGGTGCCGCCACAGCGGGTTTCCCTTTACAAATTGCCTATGGCGGTTGGCAAAAAAACGCCATGCCATTCTGCCATAGCGCCGCCATTTAACAACACTGATCTAGAGACTCAACATAACAAGCTAACCTTATTCTGAATAAGATAATCCAACATACAATAAATtcctaaagtaacaaataatattgaaacaaaagactcaatttcaaaattaaaatcctaAAACTACTAGCCCATTTTACATCAGTATGCTCTCCCAGATTTTCAAAAATATCCAGAACCCTTGTTAAGGGTGAAAAAACTAATAATGTAAATCTTTTTCACCAATTCTTTTGATTCCTTCAATAGAAGACTTTtacataaatgaaaatatatcaaaatgttTGTTTCACTCATTGATGTTATATCCAATAAGATGAGTTTGACTGGTATGAACTCAATAACAAAAATTGGGGCTAAGAGCAGAACCGTATACTACATTTACAACAAAAAATGATTTAGTCTTACTTGAGTCATGTTTGGTGCAAAAACCATTGCAATATTACGTGCATTCATCTTGTTCAAGTTTTCCATTTGAGCAACATCTGCCATTAAGTTTATTGCCCAATCTAGCAAAGCAGCTTCTGTTGGAGGAAGAAGCCTCACAAGCTGAGCACATTCTTCTTCTGACTGGGATTGCATCACCTGCTCTGGCAAAAGAGGGTCCAATACTCCAGTTGGTAGTTCTCTAAACCAAGCCTATGAAGGAAcagaaacacaaaaaaattaatgaaataatctCTTTAATATAGCTGCCATAATGAGTTAGTGCCTTAGTGGCCTCTTTAATGCATCCACCACTCAGCCCCATggttaaaaaaggaaaacaattaaCATTAGTGTATTTATTAAATTCACCTAGACAACTTTCAAATAAGAGACCAGACCAAAATCCAACAATCCAAGACCAAATAAATCTCAAAATATATagggaaagaaaaggaagagtaATTTTGAATAGGAAAAATGGTAATACCTTTATGAGACCTGCCAAGCAGTGCACATCAATGCCATCTGGTACTACACCTCTGTTTAATTGTTCCCTCACAAACTCCTCTTGACCATTTTCAGCATTAATTCTGAAGATTCCTTCAGCCTGGATGTATACATttaagtttcaagtttcaatttaAAGATTCAAgcctaatttaaattaaacaatcAATCATACGAAAGGTTTCTGGTCAAATCAGAAGCAAACAtggtaaaataataatgtacaaATTGTTTATCCACTAACTCACATTATCTGTTCAAGAAGCATATTAATAATTCAAAACACCTTTAGATTCTCACCAACAAGGCAGGGAAGGACATAGGAGCTAGGATAAATACCTGCAGACCTCCTTGTGCATACAAATGTCTTTGCATTAACAGCAGTATTGTAGGTACACTATTCCCTCTGGCATCAAAAGAAAGCTGCATAGATTCTGTTGAAACTCCAAAAACATTTGCACTGCGAAtagtaaatgaaaatatatcaaCATTCAAGAGGATAATACAATTCAGTATGCATCCACTGGACACATAATATGAAGAAAGCACCTAGATCAATGATCTCTCCCTACCTctcatttttctcatattttgtTACGATGAACCAAACCCACTTCAGAAGACTAATTTTGCAAGACAGACAAGTAGCACCTTATCATTATGAATTAAGTACTAACTACAGTTTGTAAATGGATAACATGACAAGCCAGTTGAAAGCTACTCCATTCACTGAAAAATTAGAATTATATGTTGTAGCGAGCCTTCAATAGTATCTATCATTCAATTAAACTCCAAGCTTTTAAAGAGCAAGAGTAGAAAAACAAATCACGGTAGCAGAAACTAGAACAGTAGAAATAGAACCAATTTAAGCACAAACTATTAACTTAAAATCTCAATTAGGAAACAAGAAGCAACAAAATTCCATGCCATTAGTTAAGCATCAGAtatgaatttcaaaattatatataacacaagTTCAATCAATTAAACTCTAGACAggggaaaaaatggaaacattAACACGGATTTCCAAGAAAACACCCTTTTCAGAACCAAacctcattaaaaaaaaaaaagcacgaTTCCAATGGCAACAAAATTCGAAGAAAGATGAAATTTTGAAGAAACCCCAAGATTCCTCAAGAACCTACCTAGCGCTGGGAGGTCTCCTGGGAACTTCGGGTTCGAACTCAACAGGCAAACCGAGAAAGCCATGGAAGCGATCAAAGGTGACATGTGCCACGTGTCTCACATTGGAAGGCCACCCAATCtccatggaagaagaagaagaagaagaagaagaagttgtaGTGGTGCTGCACCCAATCAAAGATTTCCTGAACGTAGCAATCAAAAGGGTCAAAATAGAAAGCTGATCCCTCTCCctttccctttctttctcttcttcttcttcaatttcCACCCTTTGATCTTCCACAGTGGGAGGAGCGTTAATAAGGGAAATTGGGTGCGACCCATCATTGGGTGTGAGACTACCACATGGACGACGCGAACAGCTTGAGGATGAAGGCAACTGAAGCACTTCCgtcatatttttaataacaatattaacaacaataatatatttattattattgttgttgttattattggtATTATTCTTCTTGTTGTTCTTCACCAAGAAAAGGCAAGATTTTGGTGGATTAGAGTTTCCTTCAAGAAAAGGGTCTCGGAAGGTGAGACGTGACTATCATTACTGTGCCTTCGGAGATGATTCATGTCAtatgagagaaaaggaaaagaatgagATGGTTGTTGAAAATGGTTAGGGTGAACACAACCGGAGATGAATGAGAGAGAAACAATTGTGTGTATATGTAATgtataataatgtaataattattattgtttatttatgtTTGTTCAGTATTATTTTGGAGGTGGCACTGGTAGTGTGGCAGGCGTTGCTTTCCACCTCACACCTTTCCAATCTGGtactaaattaataattcaactCTTGAGTCCTAtctaattttctttccaagtttttttattcttctcagATTCACTTCCAAAGATGACCCAAGTCCAGAACAACCTCTAAGTctaacctctttttttttaggtaaaagTCTAACTTAATATACCgatattttatctttgttttttttagggagatattttagctttgataattagtatattaattcAAGAATCAACGTATAATACGATTACATTTGAAATTAGGATAGAAATACGCTGATAGCATTTTCAGTAAATAGGGTATGACTTTTTGCAATGTGATGTAATCACATATGGTCAAGTGGTTTGGAATCAAATTTGCAGCATGAATTCTCATTCTCTCCATGTTTATAAGTGTGTATTTTGATTTTACTGATTTTGAgtgcaaatttaattttagataaaattttacTTGTTTGATTTTACATTTGACAATAgatcaatattaattttaggtttaaaattaattatgaattgaagtaattttgaataaattttgcattggattaaaaatg is a window encoding:
- the LOC121172725 gene encoding rho GTPase-activating protein 5, with amino-acid sequence MTEVLQLPSSSSCSRRPCGSLTPNDGSHPISLINAPPTVEDQRVEIEEEEEKERERERDQLSILTLLIATFRKSLIGCSTTTTSSSSSSSSSMEIGWPSNVRHVAHVTFDRFHGFLGLPVEFEPEVPRRPPSASANVFGVSTESMQLSFDARGNSVPTILLLMQRHLYAQGGLQAEGIFRINAENGQEEFVREQLNRGVVPDGIDVHCLAGLIKAWFRELPTGVLDPLLPEQVMQSQSEEECAQLVRLLPPTEAALLDWAINLMADVAQMENLNKMNARNIAMVFAPNMTQMADPLTALMYAVQVMNFLKTLVVKALREREESIVKSNPVPDLNSFDDDGNHSNSEMLDKEDSENGNDCSDDDEDTVFVTAEPSQQSPSHLTEDGCETETATKSKSLPASTENYISSGNRLLVDSCPCNLVSQICSLAIGLQDCGLATGQTKGDQAKICRSKSLQLSTYDTDKCSRKVIQLPVTGAAEKNLGMAIIERINSRTELAEAWR